In Desulfobacteraceae bacterium, a genomic segment contains:
- a CDS encoding antibiotic biosynthesis monooxygenase yields the protein MEDDYPFAGSNGIRLLKGEKSLSVFALLKMVTSPKKRTEFLQTLETLRYSTCQPDSGCIGYRFFQEGENENRVILILEWQTQEKLTAFRNSDQYKILLGAISLLCESSEITTGSGQPEVFSLGSGRGIHEGSSG from the coding sequence ATGGAAGATGATTATCCGTTTGCCGGATCGAATGGCATCCGTTTACTGAAAGGGGAAAAGTCCTTGTCCGTATTTGCCCTATTGAAAATGGTGACTTCCCCCAAAAAACGCACAGAGTTTTTGCAAACACTGGAAACACTCAGATACAGCACTTGTCAGCCTGACTCGGGATGTATCGGGTACCGCTTTTTCCAGGAAGGCGAAAATGAAAACAGGGTCATCCTGATTTTGGAATGGCAGACCCAGGAGAAGCTGACCGCATTCCGAAATTCCGACCAGTACAAAATATTATTGGGTGCCATCAGCTTGTTGTGCGAGTCCTCTGAAATAACAACCGGCTCTGGGCAGCCGGAGGTTTTTTCCTTAGGCAGCGGGCGTGGAATCCATGAGGGCAGTTCGGGCTGA